The following proteins are encoded in a genomic region of Ptychodera flava strain L36383 chromosome 23 unlocalized genomic scaffold, AS_Pfla_20210202 Scaffold_24__1_contigs__length_23054250_pilon, whole genome shotgun sequence:
- the LOC139124491 gene encoding endoplasmic reticulum junction formation protein lunapark-A-like — protein sequence MGAIIARFRKKPSTMERLEGLEKDIQALLKFKRRNQQLEKHYIGMLLLYSILLYIIAAVVTYFYYFPDNWKGRVVCSLPLLLFPFIIWGVKKLLHWYFVKRTTQNDLALEELRDKKKKILDDVMEHETYKTAKEILEKFDPTFKKPESPPPRSMVPPGAPPPVGIRQRPPSGRGMLGPPGSPARRLNGQQMAAQRPMATPRPILPRERGAMDKFVEYLVGDGPNSRYALICKYCYSHNGMALAEEFEYLAFKCAYCNMMNPSRKTKPNAPPLAVALPSATPPPSPRRQLPAQSTPVGRQQRQQNITKDEFKKEPDKEKTLPMEKPPDKAAQAESQISDDENISEDEEVAMETEEVEDIPGADGQISEDEPVEGLTGSPSEPVYVVGNEKSAVEKKTD from the exons ATGGGAGCGATAATTGCTAGATTTAGG AAAAAGCCCTCCACAATGGAGAGGCTGGAGGGTCTAGAGAAGGACATCCAAGCACTACTGAAATTTAAAAGACGAAACCAACAGCTTGAAAAACACTACATAGGCATGCTACTACTATACTCCATCTTGCTGTACATCATAGCCGCCGTTGTCACGTATTTCTACTATTTCCCAGACAACTGGAAAGGGAGGGTGGTGTGTTCCTTGCCATTGTTACTTTTCCCATTCAT CATATGGGGTGTGAAAAAACTACTTCATTGGTATTTTGTCAAGAGGACAACACAGAATG ATCTTGCCCTTGAGGAACTGAGAgataaaaagaagaaaatt cTCGATGATGTTATGGAACATGAAACCTACAAAACTGCCAAagaaattttagaaaaatttgaCCCAACTTTTAAAAAACCAGAGTCTCCACCACCAAGGTCAATGGTTCCACCAGGTGCACCTCCTCCTGTTG GTATTCGTCAGCGTCCGCCATCTGGGAGAGGCATGCTCGGTCCACCTGGTTCACCAGCCAGGAGACTAAATGGTCAGCAAATGGCTGCACAAA GACCGATGGCGACCCCTCGTCCTATTCTGCCAAGGGAGCGTGGAGCCATGGATAAGTTTGTTGAGTACTTAGTCGGCGATGGCCCTAACAGTCGCTATGCGCTGATCTGCAAATACTGTTACTCCCACAATGGAATGGCCCTAGCCGAAGAATTTGAATATCTTG CCTTTAAATGTGCCTACTGCAATATGATGAATCCATCCAGGAAGACAAAACCTAACGCACCGCCTCTAGCCGTGGCCCTGCCAAGTGCAACACCGCCACCAAGTCCAAGAAGACAACTTCCTG CTCAGTCAACGCCTGTAGGAAGGCAACAAAGAcaacaaaatataacaaaagatgaatttaaaaaagaacCTGACAAGGAGAAAACATTACCGATGGAGAAGCCACCAGATAAGGCAGCGCAAGCTGAATCGCAAATCAGTGATGATGAAAACATCAGCGAGGATGAGGAGGTTGCCATGGAGACAGAGGAGGTGGAGGATATCCCCGGTGCTGATGGTCAGATTTCTGAGGATGAACCGGTGGAGGGCCTCACCGGTAGTCCTAGCGAGCCGGTGTATGTTGTTGGGAATGAAAAGTCGGCGGTCGAGAAGAAAACAGATTGA
- the LOC139124429 gene encoding BTB/POZ domain-containing protein 17-like codes for MAYYEDRLLQHCDNYTNVDMQTSDHSEIAGSCESYVSSLSSAFNKPDLSDVVIKVGEVSYYAHRFLLAHFSDVMRTMLTESRWRDSKQAEVKLQETPECAAAFKGFLKFMYTGQVELNVSTAIPMLVLADKYNVVLLILACEDYMARQVIESKNEKGALQWWKHAKTYSLKHLEVECVDLIEGKVNAVVETPEWLDLSIDQLCTILESSDVVVQDEYTLYQGVESWLQSENHKSNISEYLDRVLPLLRFSQMTPKQIDALEKSSLCKQFSGKFTSYILAAYKFFAMERNMAAYDPRKVDQAREYGKSTCQETEISLEFKKLQEYFANYQYTVAMYHKSACTFFRITRLELIGW; via the exons ATGGCTTATTATGAGGACAGACTACTCCAACATTGTGACAACTACACAAATGTGGACATGCAAACCAGTGATCATTCAGAAATCGCCGGCTCATGTGAATCCTATGTGAGCAGCTTATCCAGTGCGTTCAACAAACCTGACCTCAGTGACGTGGTCATAAAAGTTGGAGAGGTGTCATACTATGCACACAGGTTTCTGTTGGCCCACTTCAGTGACGTCATGCGCACCATGCTAACAGAATCTCGTTGGCGGGACTCTAAGCAGGCTGAAGTGAAGTtgcaagagactcctgaatgtGCAGCAGCTTTCAAAGGTTTTCTTAAGTTTATGTACACTGGACAAGTTGAACTAAACGTTTCTACAGCAATTCCAATGCTCGTATTggcagacaaatacaatgtcgTTCTGCTCATATTAGCATGTGAAGATTATATGGCTAGACAGGTGATAGAGTCTAAGAATGAAAAGGGAGCATTGCAATGGTGGAAACACGCCAAAACTTACAGCTTGAAACATCTTGAGGTCGAATGTGTTGATTTGATAGAAGGAAAGGTAAATGCCGTGGTAGAAACTCCTGAATGGCTTGATTTGAGCATTGACCAACTGTGTACCATCCTTGAATCCTCAGACGTGGTTGTCCAGGACGAGTACACACTGTACCAAGGCGTAGAATCCTGGTTGCAGAGTGAAAATCACAAAAGCAATATTTCTGAGTACTTGGATCGTGTCCTTCCACTGCTTCGCTTTTCTCAAATGACACCAAAGCAAATTGATGCACTTGAAAAATCTTCCCTGTGTAAGCAATTTTCTGGCAAATTTACTTCATATATCCTTGCAGCATACAAATTCTTTGCAATGGAAAGGAATATGGCCGCCTATGATCCTCGTAAAGTTGATCAGGCTCGTGAGTATGGAAAGTCGACATGTCAAGAGACAGAAATATCTCTCGAATTCAAAAAGCTACAAGAGTACTTTGCTAATTATCAGTACACGGTGGCCATGTATCATAAATCAG CTTGTACTTTCTTCaggataacacgattggaactaattggatggtga